The following proteins come from a genomic window of Lolium rigidum isolate FL_2022 chromosome 5, APGP_CSIRO_Lrig_0.1, whole genome shotgun sequence:
- the LOC124658234 gene encoding uncharacterized protein LOC124658234, which translates to MAANEDWTVPLFQRAKDSVCFVVIAPRETKIKEIEVLANTVGTVDKGERRSRSKETRLSTGFIVWTSDSELLILTTAHSIDHVYKGSMPILGANDLFQASILCDHYEADYRAAGLATLGDDMREYVPANIIAVSCERDLLLIAVERSHIMRQSSRQICAGIHPAVEISRDLANEGEKSMLLSWPFDKHRRVATGCVGVRRNVREVSRPNNIEYNMEILEANITSESGSSGAPLFNKSGRVIGLLHGGFGKTHSYFIPSDLILDFLAQYATTSGNVYFCFFFSHR; encoded by the coding sequence ATGGCTGCAAATGAAGACTGGACCGTTCCCCTCTTTCAGCGTGCCAAAGATTCAGTCTGTTTTGTCGTCATAGCACCGAGGGAGACAAAGATAAAGGAGATAGAGGTGTTGGCTAATACTGTGGGGACTGTGGACAAAGGGGAACGACGTAGTAGGTCCAAGGAGACTAGGCTGTCCACAGGTTTCATCGTGTGGACTAGTGACAGTGAGTTGCTAATATTGACCACGGCTCATAGTATCGACCATGTGTACAAAGGGTCAATGCCGATTTTGGGAGCCAATGACTTGTTTCAAGCATCAATACTGTGTGATCACTATGAGGCTGATTATCGAGCTGCTGGACTTGCTACGTTGGGGGATGATATGAGGGAGTATGTGCCTGCGAATATCATTGCAGTTAGCTGCGAACGAGACCTGCTTCTTATTGCAGTCGAACGAAGCCATATCATGCGTCAATCAAGTCGTCAGATATGTGCTGGAATTCATCCGGCTGTTGAGATTAGCAGGGACTTGGCAAATGAGGGTGAAAAATCCATgctattgtcatggccctttgacaAGCACAGAAGAGTAGCAACTGGCTGTGTGGGGGTGCGTAGGAATGTGAGAGAGGTCAGCAGGCCCAACAACATTGAGTACAACATGGAAATACTAGAAGCCAACATAACCAGCGAATCAGGTTCATCTGGTGCACCATTGTTCAACAAGTCTGGTCGGGTTATTGGACTTCTACATGGGGGTTTTGGAAAGACACATTCTTATTTCATCCCATCAGACCTCATCTTGGATTTCTTGGCTCAATATGCCACGACTTCAGGTAATGTttacttttgtttctttttttcacATCGATAA
- the LOC124653110 gene encoding ubiquitin-conjugating enzyme E2 variant 1C-like, whose protein sequence is MASSGDAAGVVVPRNFRLLEELERGEKGIGDGTVSYGMDDADDIYMRSWTGTIIGPHNTVHEGRIYQLKLFCDKDYPDRPPTVRFHSRINMTCVNPETGLVDQRKFNLLSNWRREYTMENILIQLKKEMATSHNRKLVQPPEGTFY, encoded by the exons ATGGCGTCCAGCGGTGACGCGGCCGGAGTTGTCG TGCCGAGGAACTTCAGACTCCTGGAAGAGCTTGAGAGAGGAGAGAAGGGCATTGGGGATGGAACAGTTAGCTATGGAATGGATGACGCTGATGATATATACATGCGCTCTTGGACAGGAACAATAATTGGTCCCCACAAC ACTGTCCATGAGGGCCGAATTTATCAATTAAAGCTTTTCTGTGACAAGGACTATCCAGACAGGCCACCGACTGTTAGATTCCACTCAAGAATCAATATGACCTGTGTAAATCCTGAGACTGGATTG GTTGACCAAAGGAAGTTTAACCTGTTATCCAACTGGCGCCGTGAGTACACAATGGAGAACATTTTGATACAGCTTAAGAAAGAAATGGCAACGTCACACAACAGGAAATTAGTGCAGCCTCCGGAGGGAACATTCTACTGA